From Echinicola soli, a single genomic window includes:
- a CDS encoding endonuclease/exonuclease/phosphatase family protein, producing MKSIYFVLFLIVSSFQLQAQGLSDTLKIISYNLRFGERASMEEFANFIKAQDADLVALQEVDIKTFRKRAPHQNGKDFMGELAHMTGMFAVFGKTIDYAGGYYGIGILSRYPMSKTERILLPFTENGKEQRALLVATIELASDKTIVFASTHLDYTNTEERQLQVKQINETLLSKSIPVLICGDFNARPTSNEINSSMSLWSLLDNQEPTSPSDEAKYKIDYIFGYPKTNWKLLNTPKQTILLSDHLPVVSQVKVIW from the coding sequence ATGAAATCAATCTATTTCGTCCTATTTTTAATTGTATCTTCTTTTCAGCTTCAAGCGCAAGGATTGTCAGACACCCTGAAAATCATCAGCTATAACCTGCGCTTTGGTGAGCGTGCTTCCATGGAAGAATTTGCCAATTTTATTAAAGCACAAGATGCCGATTTGGTAGCCTTACAGGAAGTGGACATTAAGACTTTTCGTAAAAGAGCCCCGCATCAAAACGGAAAGGACTTTATGGGAGAATTGGCTCATATGACAGGAATGTTTGCTGTATTTGGGAAAACCATCGATTATGCCGGTGGCTATTATGGCATTGGCATCCTGTCCAGATATCCAATGTCCAAAACGGAAAGAATCCTTTTACCATTTACTGAAAATGGCAAGGAACAGCGAGCCCTTCTTGTGGCCACTATTGAATTGGCAAGCGATAAAACTATTGTTTTTGCCAGCACGCACTTGGACTACACCAATACAGAAGAGCGTCAACTCCAAGTGAAGCAGATCAATGAAACCCTCCTCAGCAAATCCATTCCCGTGCTTATTTGCGGTGATTTTAATGCCCGACCAACATCCAACGAAATCAATTCTAGTATGTCCTTGTGGTCACTGCTGGATAATCAGGAACCGACCAGCCCTTCAGACGAAGCCAAATACAAGATAGATTATATTTTTGGGTACCCCAAAACCAATTGGAAATTACTAAACACCCCAAAACAAACCATCCTCCTCTCCGACCACCTACCTGTGGTCTCCCAAGTAAAAGTAATTTGGTAG
- a CDS encoding endonuclease/exonuclease/phosphatase family protein: protein MNTLFATTLFWLCVTFLPLGASSINTSREGNGTLKVMSYNVKYCAPYKSSTPDLDSIARIISHTDADIVFLQEIDRNTTRSGKVNQLELLSQKTGLTYYFYGKAISYQGGETGLGILSRYPMTDQQIHHLPRVELDGKYVSYRILMTAAITVEQKQLTIANTHMELTPENRELQVPAIDSVLSSSPYPVIFGGDFNATPEGPTMTSFSERGYASTCEGDQSKCFTIPSRDPDRKLDYILFRPRTSFGVKSHEVLQTEASDHLPIITLFDFKSNP, encoded by the coding sequence ATGAATACGCTATTTGCGACGACATTATTTTGGTTGTGCGTGACGTTTCTCCCGCTTGGAGCCTCGTCAATAAATACTTCCCGAGAGGGAAATGGCACCTTAAAGGTGATGAGTTATAATGTAAAATACTGTGCACCTTATAAGAGCAGCACACCTGACCTGGATTCTATTGCACGGATCATCAGCCACACTGATGCAGATATCGTTTTTTTGCAGGAAATAGACCGTAACACCACCCGCAGCGGAAAGGTCAATCAGCTGGAGCTGTTATCGCAAAAAACAGGGCTAACTTACTATTTCTATGGTAAGGCCATTTCGTATCAAGGTGGTGAAACGGGACTGGGGATATTGTCCCGATACCCCATGACCGATCAGCAGATCCATCACCTGCCCCGTGTGGAACTGGATGGTAAATACGTCAGCTACCGTATCCTGATGACAGCCGCTATTACGGTAGAGCAAAAGCAGCTGACGATTGCCAATACGCATATGGAGCTGACACCGGAAAATAGGGAACTGCAAGTTCCCGCGATTGACAGTGTCCTTTCCTCCTCTCCTTATCCAGTGATCTTTGGAGGAGATTTTAATGCCACACCAGAAGGACCAACAATGACCTCATTTTCGGAAAGGGGCTACGCCAGCACTTGCGAAGGGGATCAAAGCAAGTGCTTCACCATACCCTCCCGTGATCCTGATCGAAAACTGGACTATATCCTTTTTAGGCCACGGACTTCATTTGGTGTAAAGTCACATGAAGTGCTCCAGACGGAGGCTTCGGATCACTTGCCCATTATTACATTGTTTGACTTTAAGTCAAATCCATGA
- a CDS encoding CsbD family protein, with amino-acid sequence MSEAKERIKGNWNEIKGKLKQEYGELTDDDLYYEIGKEDELMGRIQKRIGRPKEELEGLIMRTTIR; translated from the coding sequence ATGAGTGAAGCTAAAGAAAGAATCAAAGGAAATTGGAATGAGATCAAAGGAAAGCTTAAGCAGGAATATGGGGAATTGACAGATGATGACCTGTATTACGAAATCGGCAAAGAGGATGAACTAATGGGAAGGATTCAAAAGCGAATAGGAAGACCCAAAGAAGAATTGGAAGGCCTAATCATGAGGACGACCATTAGATGA
- a CDS encoding FecR family protein, with amino-acid sequence MEDHKLLRYFEGTASAEEVKQINQWIDADEANESHFHQLKAYYIASKFSETSKEVDLDQKWNNFRDHLDTVPSSFSLSIVLRYAAAVILVLGTGYVFYTFQFAAEQTSPVMAENVITLKLGNGKVVAIDELSDLPIKNEAGKIIGNQIGSKLSYIVNGTDTPGQVSYNTLTVPYAKRFEIILPDSTHVTLNAGSSLTYPTSFETMDIRSVTLIGEAYFNVREDKSHPFIVNADQMNIRVLGTQFNVSSYPEDELVQTALVEGKVSVYGDSSSYDPETSKMLRPGHLASWNKTNDKLQIKETSLDMYTAWLTGKIIFKNVPFENIIKKLERHYDVEIINIDGAFENEYYTASFDVESIEEVMETFKRAYGLQYQIEGNKIKIHH; translated from the coding sequence ATGGAAGACCATAAACTTTTAAGGTATTTTGAAGGAACAGCTTCAGCAGAAGAGGTAAAGCAAATCAATCAATGGATCGATGCAGATGAAGCCAATGAAAGCCATTTTCATCAATTAAAGGCCTACTATATTGCCTCCAAGTTTTCAGAAACTTCCAAAGAAGTCGACCTGGATCAGAAGTGGAATAATTTCCGTGATCACCTTGATACTGTTCCATCGTCTTTTTCACTTTCCATCGTCTTGCGGTATGCAGCAGCGGTCATATTGGTGTTGGGAACCGGCTATGTATTTTACACATTCCAATTCGCTGCAGAACAAACATCACCTGTCATGGCGGAAAATGTGATCACACTCAAACTCGGTAACGGGAAAGTAGTAGCCATAGACGAGTTAAGTGATTTGCCCATCAAAAATGAAGCCGGCAAAATTATTGGAAACCAAATCGGAAGCAAGCTGTCATATATAGTAAATGGCACCGACACCCCTGGTCAGGTCAGCTACAATACCTTAACGGTTCCTTACGCCAAACGCTTCGAAATCATCCTCCCTGACAGTACCCACGTTACCCTCAATGCAGGTAGCTCACTCACATATCCTACGAGTTTTGAAACAATGGACATCAGGTCCGTCACCCTTATCGGAGAAGCCTATTTCAACGTAAGGGAAGACAAATCCCATCCGTTTATTGTGAATGCCGACCAAATGAACATAAGGGTCTTGGGTACCCAATTCAATGTATCTTCCTACCCTGAAGATGAGCTTGTCCAGACAGCACTGGTCGAGGGTAAAGTCAGTGTTTATGGCGATAGTTCATCATACGATCCCGAAACCTCCAAAATGCTCCGCCCTGGTCACTTGGCCAGCTGGAACAAAACCAACGACAAATTACAAATAAAGGAGACATCGCTGGACATGTACACCGCTTGGCTAACCGGCAAAATCATTTTTAAGAATGTTCCCTTCGAAAACATCATTAAGAAGCTGGAAAGGCACTATGATGTCGAGATCATCAATATTGATGGTGCTTTTGAGAATGAGTACTATACAGCCAGCTTTGATGTGGAGAGTATCGAAGAAGTCATGGAAACATTTAAAAGGGCCTATGGCCTACAATACCAAATAGAAGGAAATAAAATCAAGATCCACCATTAA
- a CDS encoding TonB-dependent receptor produces MKNLCKPKGKPLLRFRQAVQSPPFLMMLIFLFTISPIKAYSAYGQVEKVTLHIENEPLEEVLYQIESQTSFKFIYNNNELNAGENITLNVQNKPLVEVLNELFNQLEIEYQIIMDTQIVLKKKAADQQDQLLARQALTIKGTVTDKDGSPLPGASVLEKGTNNGTVADIDGNFTLEVSDGDAVLKISYLGFIAQEYSLNGRTTIEIILEEDVTGLDEVIVVGYGSQKRSNITGAVAEVKGDVLEGRVISSVAGGLQGLIPGLTVTSPSGQPGAPATNMVIRGVNTINSQTSPLILIDGVAGGDINLLNPDDIESVTVLKDAASSAIYGARAANGVILVTTKKGSGEEKVSLNYSNYFGIQTPISTPELVNGREYMTLENEARRARGVAIPYSDEAFEMYDSGDFPNDYSNTDWVSETYKSHSSQQNHNLNIQGQTDNATYYLSYGYLEQTGLVVGDPYFSSRNNVRLRLGTKVVDRLKLDANISYVDFYKRDAGGAGTSGVFRLAQRISPLLPVMWQQPSADGGWEDSPYWSYGSVTNPVRTAHESGYTKSKSRTLNGNFKATLDLIDGMYINAQYAYNYYNRDIKDWTPTMPRFLADGTPHAANENIRNSIANSHNTILTQTLLSTFNYDKVIGRHGIKFLAGYSQEWSSMPRLYASRKNILLDGITEIDAGTEDIINGGTSEEWALRSYFGRLNYDFDQKYLFEANLRVDGTSRFSRDNRWGVFPSFSAGWKFTEETFMDFAKPFLTVGKIRASWGELGNQNISGNYYPYLTEIERETKAYPIGAKENVGFRQYSLANENIQWETIQMINIGADFSMLKDRMTLSVDWFKKKNLNALLKPIYPSLIGITSSSNLPLENIGAIENKGWEIALGWNDQVGEFRYGINANIADAQNEITDMGSSAASLGDNIRRVGDPVNAYYGYLTSGLAQIEDFEAFDEATGRYINPSFPVVSSYADIIQPGDVVYRDISGEEGQPDGLIDEYDKVVFGDPYPRYSYGIRGFANWKGFDFSFYLQGVAKVNGYLRDEARHAFINDYSVPKKVHMDRWTPENTDASYPRMYYQPQHNILFSNYWLEDASYLRLKNLQLGYSLPQQLIERIKLSRCRIYFTGENLFTITDYFGGFDPEVRETSGDAYPQVRTMALGVQLGF; encoded by the coding sequence ATGAAAAATCTATGTAAGCCGAAAGGCAAACCCCTTTTAAGGTTTAGGCAGGCTGTCCAATCTCCTCCCTTCCTGATGATGCTCATCTTTCTTTTTACCATAAGCCCTATCAAGGCATATTCTGCCTATGGACAAGTGGAAAAAGTAACGCTACATATTGAAAATGAACCCCTTGAGGAAGTTCTTTATCAAATAGAGTCCCAGACTTCTTTTAAATTCATCTATAACAATAACGAACTAAATGCAGGAGAAAATATTACTTTAAATGTTCAGAATAAACCGTTGGTGGAGGTACTTAACGAGCTCTTCAACCAGCTGGAAATCGAATACCAAATCATCATGGACACGCAAATTGTCCTGAAGAAAAAAGCTGCTGACCAACAAGATCAGCTACTTGCCCGCCAGGCGTTAACCATTAAAGGGACTGTCACAGATAAGGATGGATCCCCCCTTCCTGGCGCTTCGGTTTTGGAAAAAGGAACTAATAATGGGACGGTGGCTGATATCGATGGGAATTTTACCCTGGAGGTTTCGGATGGAGATGCCGTGCTTAAAATTTCCTACCTGGGTTTTATAGCCCAAGAATATTCCCTAAATGGCAGGACAACGATTGAAATCATCTTAGAGGAAGACGTCACTGGACTTGATGAAGTGATCGTCGTCGGATATGGTAGCCAGAAAAGGTCCAATATCACTGGAGCGGTAGCCGAAGTGAAAGGCGATGTGCTGGAAGGAAGGGTCATCTCATCTGTAGCGGGGGGACTCCAAGGGCTCATTCCGGGCCTGACCGTCACTTCTCCGTCAGGTCAGCCGGGAGCACCGGCCACCAACATGGTGATCAGGGGCGTAAACACCATCAATAGCCAAACCTCTCCCTTGATCCTAATTGACGGAGTAGCGGGCGGGGATATCAACCTGCTCAATCCAGATGACATCGAAAGTGTGACTGTACTGAAAGATGCCGCTTCCTCAGCCATCTATGGTGCACGCGCTGCCAATGGGGTGATCCTGGTCACCACCAAAAAAGGCAGCGGAGAGGAAAAAGTTTCCCTTAATTACAGTAATTACTTTGGTATCCAGACGCCAATCTCTACGCCAGAGCTGGTCAATGGAAGGGAATATATGACCTTGGAAAATGAAGCACGGCGTGCCAGAGGCGTAGCCATCCCCTATTCTGATGAAGCCTTTGAGATGTATGACTCCGGTGATTTCCCCAATGATTATTCCAACACGGATTGGGTATCGGAAACCTATAAGTCACATTCATCACAACAAAACCATAACCTGAATATCCAAGGTCAAACCGATAACGCCACATATTACCTTTCTTATGGCTATTTGGAACAAACAGGATTGGTAGTGGGCGATCCATACTTTTCTTCTCGTAACAATGTCAGGTTACGATTGGGCACAAAAGTGGTGGACCGCTTGAAACTAGATGCAAATATCAGTTATGTGGATTTTTACAAGCGTGATGCTGGAGGAGCAGGTACCTCAGGCGTATTTAGGTTGGCCCAGCGAATCAGCCCATTGCTCCCTGTCATGTGGCAGCAGCCCTCCGCTGATGGAGGCTGGGAAGATTCACCATATTGGTCGTATGGATCCGTGACCAATCCCGTCAGAACCGCCCATGAATCCGGCTATACCAAGAGCAAATCACGGACATTGAACGGGAACTTTAAGGCCACACTGGATCTCATCGATGGCATGTACATCAATGCCCAATATGCTTACAATTACTATAACAGGGACATCAAGGATTGGACACCAACTATGCCGAGGTTCTTAGCGGACGGGACGCCCCACGCTGCCAATGAAAACATCAGGAACAGCATAGCCAATAGCCACAATACCATCCTGACACAAACGCTGCTTTCCACCTTTAATTACGACAAAGTGATCGGAAGGCATGGAATTAAGTTCCTGGCTGGCTATTCCCAAGAATGGTCCAGCATGCCCCGTCTATATGCTTCGAGAAAGAACATTTTGCTTGATGGCATCACCGAAATAGACGCCGGTACCGAAGATATCATTAACGGAGGCACTTCCGAGGAATGGGCACTTCGCTCCTATTTCGGCAGGTTAAACTATGACTTTGACCAAAAGTACCTTTTCGAGGCCAACTTAAGGGTGGATGGTACTTCGAGGTTTTCCAGGGACAATCGCTGGGGCGTATTTCCTTCCTTCTCCGCAGGATGGAAATTCACGGAAGAAACTTTCATGGATTTTGCAAAACCCTTCCTCACGGTGGGAAAAATCCGCGCTTCTTGGGGCGAACTGGGAAACCAAAACATCAGTGGCAATTACTACCCGTACCTCACAGAAATAGAGCGGGAGACCAAAGCCTATCCGATTGGGGCCAAGGAAAATGTCGGCTTCAGACAGTATTCACTGGCCAATGAAAACATCCAGTGGGAAACCATCCAAATGATCAACATTGGAGCGGATTTCAGCATGTTAAAGGATCGGATGACCTTGTCCGTGGACTGGTTTAAGAAAAAGAACCTCAATGCCCTCCTAAAACCCATCTATCCTTCACTGATAGGCATTACCTCGTCCAGTAATCTTCCATTGGAAAATATTGGCGCCATCGAAAACAAAGGATGGGAAATTGCACTGGGATGGAATGATCAAGTGGGCGAATTCCGCTACGGCATAAATGCCAATATTGCAGATGCCCAAAATGAAATCACCGACATGGGATCCAGTGCTGCTTCTTTGGGGGACAATATCAGGAGAGTGGGCGATCCGGTCAATGCCTACTATGGTTACCTCACCAGTGGGCTTGCCCAGATCGAAGACTTCGAAGCCTTTGATGAAGCCACAGGCCGATATATAAATCCATCTTTCCCTGTAGTCAGCAGCTATGCAGACATCATCCAGCCTGGAGACGTGGTCTACAGAGATATTAGTGGAGAAGAAGGCCAGCCTGATGGCCTTATTGATGAATATGACAAGGTGGTATTTGGTGATCCCTATCCTCGCTATAGCTATGGAATAAGAGGTTTTGCCAATTGGAAGGGATTTGACTTTTCTTTTTACCTTCAAGGCGTGGCTAAGGTGAACGGATACTTGCGCGACGAAGCGCGTCATGCCTTCATCAACGACTATTCTGTGCCTAAAAAAGTCCATATGGACCGGTGGACACCCGAAAATACGGATGCTTCCTACCCACGCATGTACTACCAGCCCCAGCACAACATCCTTTTCTCAAATTACTGGTTGGAAGATGCTTCTTACTTAAGGCTAAAAAACCTCCAATTGGGCTATTCCCTACCCCAGCAGCTAATCGAACGGATCAAACTTTCCCGATGCAGGATTTATTTTACGGGTGAAAACCTCTTCACCATTACGGATTACTTTGGTGGTTTTGATCCGGAGGTACGTGAAACTTCCGGGGATGCTTACCCACAGGTAAGAACCATGGCCCTGGGCGTCCAACTTGGATTTTAA
- a CDS encoding AI-2E family transporter, protein MESKNKLPHPLFYLFPLYVIGLYFFIVGIVNAYVFLAPIAIAALVTMILLPIARKLEIWGVNRLLAAFLSTFLALSMYLAMFVLISLQANNIYENWDTVKGRLHSTIGKIQGSIEGISGVSPDEQLEILNIPPSAVPSDSTKADKEKKRKETASSGEKDNKAEAPEKNKGVKTAIANFFDFVGYSLLTFIYIFFFLFYRRKIRLSIIRFFPKSEGTKTTKILNGSLTIAQQYLIGRLILIFFLWIIYSVGMTITGIDSPILISLIAAVLSMIPYVGTVIGYVIAMMMAVVSGGETGLFIGVSITYGLAQFVESYILEPFVVGDKVDLNPLVTIIVVVLGGLVWGVVGMIISIPFFGMLKIIADQIEVLKPLGYFLGQEDMGSKDDDFLGSLAKKLKGLFK, encoded by the coding sequence ATGGAAAGTAAAAACAAACTTCCTCATCCATTATTTTACTTGTTTCCTTTGTACGTAATAGGCCTTTACTTTTTTATTGTGGGCATTGTCAACGCTTATGTGTTTTTGGCTCCTATTGCTATTGCTGCCTTAGTGACGATGATCCTGCTTCCCATAGCGAGGAAACTTGAAATATGGGGTGTAAACCGTTTATTGGCGGCTTTTCTATCTACTTTTTTGGCACTAAGTATGTATTTGGCGATGTTTGTCCTTATCTCGCTGCAGGCCAATAATATTTATGAAAATTGGGATACCGTCAAAGGAAGACTTCACAGCACGATAGGGAAAATACAAGGCTCCATCGAGGGGATTTCAGGGGTAAGTCCTGATGAACAACTTGAAATCCTAAATATTCCGCCTTCTGCCGTACCATCGGATAGTACCAAAGCCGACAAAGAGAAGAAGCGCAAAGAAACAGCTTCTTCAGGAGAAAAAGACAACAAAGCGGAAGCTCCTGAAAAAAACAAAGGTGTCAAAACAGCAATTGCTAACTTCTTTGATTTTGTGGGCTACTCGTTGCTCACCTTTATTTATATCTTCTTTTTCCTTTTTTATAGAAGAAAAATCAGGCTTTCCATTATACGCTTTTTTCCTAAAAGTGAAGGGACCAAAACAACCAAGATCTTAAACGGTTCATTGACCATTGCCCAGCAATATCTTATCGGTCGGCTTATCTTGATTTTTTTTCTATGGATCATTTATAGTGTCGGGATGACCATTACAGGGATAGATAGCCCTATTCTGATCAGCCTTATTGCAGCAGTGTTATCAATGATCCCCTATGTGGGGACGGTGATCGGCTATGTCATCGCGATGATGATGGCGGTAGTATCAGGTGGAGAGACCGGGCTGTTTATCGGTGTATCCATCACCTATGGCCTAGCCCAATTTGTCGAGAGTTATATTTTAGAACCTTTTGTCGTAGGTGACAAAGTAGACCTTAACCCATTGGTGACGATCATTGTCGTGGTGCTGGGAGGATTGGTATGGGGTGTAGTGGGCATGATCATTTCGATTCCATTCTTTGGCATGCTGAAAATCATTGCCGACCAGATAGAGGTATTGAAACCGCTAGGCTATTTTTTGGGCCAGGAAGATATGGGCAGCAAGGATGATGATTTCTTGGGCTCACTGGCCAAAAAGCTGAAGGGACTCTTCAAATAA
- a CDS encoding PQQ-dependent sugar dehydrogenase, giving the protein MKISLSLFLITLLCCYSCSDKVSKEKKENISEQAADTVQTAVGDLILPPPYSSESVTNESKMVDWPEGGKPKAPEGFTVSLFAKDMKHPRNTYVASNGDVFVAESSTKNSADRIVIFQDKDGDGDYELQENYLEGLNQPYGILVLDDYFYVANTDGLYRYPYEAGKTTIQEEGEKIVDLPAGGYNNHWTRNLLASKDGSKIFISVGSASNVGEHGMDEEERRACILQVNPDGSGEITYAHGLRNPVGMSINPITGELWTAVNERDKLGNDLVPDYVTSVKKGGFYGWPYTYYGAIPDPRMEGKAPEMVKKTLVPDVPVGSHTASLGLTFYTKDAFPEKYQQGAFVGQHGSWNRKELSGYKVIYIPFSKGKPSGKPVDFLTGFISDADQSEVYGRPVDVTLMPDGSLLVNDDNGNRIWRVSANK; this is encoded by the coding sequence ATGAAAATCTCACTATCACTATTTCTTATTACACTGCTTTGCTGTTATTCATGCAGCGACAAGGTATCCAAGGAGAAAAAAGAGAATATATCGGAACAAGCAGCCGACACTGTCCAGACTGCAGTCGGTGATCTGATATTGCCTCCTCCCTACTCTAGCGAATCAGTGACCAACGAAAGCAAAATGGTTGACTGGCCAGAAGGAGGAAAACCCAAGGCTCCAGAAGGATTTACGGTTAGTCTCTTTGCCAAAGACATGAAACATCCAAGAAATACGTATGTGGCATCAAATGGAGATGTATTTGTCGCAGAAAGCAGCACAAAAAACAGTGCTGACAGGATTGTTATTTTTCAGGACAAGGATGGTGATGGAGATTATGAGCTGCAGGAAAATTATCTTGAAGGACTAAACCAACCCTATGGCATATTGGTGCTGGACGATTACTTCTATGTGGCTAATACGGACGGGCTATATCGATATCCTTATGAAGCCGGCAAAACAACCATACAGGAAGAAGGCGAGAAGATAGTGGACCTACCAGCAGGAGGCTATAATAATCATTGGACCAGAAACCTTCTGGCGAGCAAAGATGGAAGCAAGATTTTTATTTCGGTAGGTTCCGCAAGCAATGTCGGTGAGCATGGAATGGACGAAGAAGAAAGACGCGCCTGCATCTTGCAGGTAAACCCGGATGGCAGCGGAGAAATCACCTATGCTCATGGTCTGAGAAATCCGGTGGGCATGTCCATCAATCCAATCACTGGAGAGCTATGGACAGCAGTGAACGAACGGGACAAGCTGGGAAATGACCTCGTGCCCGATTACGTCACAAGTGTAAAAAAAGGAGGGTTTTATGGTTGGCCATATACTTATTATGGAGCTATTCCTGACCCTAGAATGGAAGGAAAAGCCCCTGAAATGGTCAAAAAAACCTTAGTTCCAGATGTCCCGGTAGGTAGTCATACCGCCTCACTTGGCCTTACATTCTATACTAAGGATGCTTTTCCCGAAAAGTATCAACAGGGTGCTTTTGTGGGGCAACATGGGTCGTGGAACCGCAAAGAGTTAAGTGGATATAAGGTGATTTACATTCCCTTTTCAAAAGGAAAACCTTCTGGCAAACCTGTGGACTTTCTTACTGGATTTATTTCCGATGCTGATCAATCGGAGGTCTATGGGAGGCCTGTTGATGTAACATTAATGCCTGATGGATCTCTCCTGGTCAATGACGACAATGGAAACCGTATTTGGCGGGTTAGCGCCAATAAATGA
- a CDS encoding RagB/SusD family nutrient uptake outer membrane protein has product MFTCNNFLDHYDKANVDQDTKDVYAAEVKVIRALQYFWLTSYWGDVPLVDKVINASEAYMPRTPKEEVVQFIMDDLDWAASKLGNEIPSGDNVGRINRWGALALKARVALQNEMWEVAANTAKEIMDNSPYELYSNYRDMYKLAGNAETNPANREAIIYSLFVDNLRTNNMSNYTCTPVDYVRLNASKRLVDAFLCTDGKPAKAGLEYYGQTVTTSELYNYPEEHYTDYFENRDPRLQMTVYSPGDEWPGGDDGDPDTDTDNDIYQLPRFAVLQNNNRLGANGLTGFYFKKYNSMELAGLFNRDHNNINVIRYSEILLIYAEALFNLQGGTLTQAQIDMTVNQLRERVDMHPMNLEELESWGLDLETELHRERRVEMSMDGMRYFDVLRWKEGEVHLGKAMVGPSLEVCMNDLGANPYPDNGTDEFGDIIYEKSVAEGGLDNFDPTKHYLWPVPYAERIKNPDLGQNPGWE; this is encoded by the coding sequence ATCTTTACCTGTAATAACTTCCTGGACCACTATGACAAGGCAAATGTGGATCAGGACACCAAAGATGTCTATGCTGCAGAAGTTAAGGTCATCCGTGCGCTGCAGTATTTTTGGTTGACAAGTTATTGGGGTGATGTGCCCTTGGTGGATAAAGTAATCAACGCTTCCGAAGCTTATATGCCACGAACTCCAAAAGAGGAAGTCGTCCAGTTTATCATGGATGACCTGGACTGGGCGGCCAGTAAGCTGGGAAATGAAATTCCCTCAGGGGATAATGTGGGCAGGATCAATCGCTGGGGGGCACTGGCATTAAAGGCACGTGTAGCCCTCCAAAATGAGATGTGGGAAGTGGCTGCCAACACCGCTAAGGAAATCATGGACAACAGTCCTTATGAATTATATTCAAACTACCGCGACATGTACAAGCTGGCGGGCAATGCAGAGACAAATCCTGCTAATAGGGAAGCCATTATTTATAGCCTCTTTGTAGATAACCTCCGCACCAATAACATGAGCAATTACACTTGTACACCAGTGGATTATGTTCGTCTTAATGCTTCCAAGAGGCTGGTGGACGCTTTCTTGTGCACCGATGGTAAACCCGCCAAAGCAGGACTGGAATATTATGGCCAGACTGTAACCACTTCCGAACTGTACAATTATCCTGAAGAACACTATACAGATTACTTTGAAAACAGGGATCCACGTCTCCAAATGACCGTTTACAGCCCAGGAGACGAATGGCCTGGTGGCGATGATGGAGATCCTGATACCGATACGGACAATGATATTTATCAGCTTCCACGGTTTGCCGTCTTGCAAAACAACAACCGACTTGGTGCCAATGGATTAACAGGATTTTATTTCAAAAAGTACAACTCAATGGAACTGGCCGGATTGTTTAACCGTGATCATAACAACATCAACGTCATCCGTTATTCCGAAATCCTTTTGATCTATGCAGAAGCTCTGTTTAACCTTCAAGGAGGAACCCTCACTCAAGCACAGATAGACATGACTGTCAACCAACTCAGAGAACGTGTCGATATGCATCCCATGAACCTGGAGGAGCTGGAAAGTTGGGGACTGGATCTGGAAACAGAGCTTCATCGGGAGCGACGTGTAGAAATGTCCATGGATGGCATGAGGTATTTTGATGTATTGAGATGGAAAGAAGGTGAAGTTCACCTGGGCAAAGCCATGGTGGGTCCAAGTCTGGAAGTTTGTATGAATGATTTGGGAGCTAACCCCTATCCTGACAATGGTACCGATGAATTTGGTGATATTATTTACGAAAAGTCCGTGGCAGAAGGTGGCCTGGATAATTTTGACCCAACCAAACATTACCTGTGGCCGGTTCCCTATGCTGAAAGGATAAAAAACCCCGACCTAGGACAGAACCCCGGTTGGGAATAA